The nucleotide sequence CCCTGCCTCCTTCCGCCCTTTGGAGTTCCGCCATGCCTGCAAGCACCGCCTCTGCCGCCCGCGGCCTGTTGATCGGCGGCAAGGAGATACCCGCCGTCTCCGGCCGCACCACCGACGACCTCGACCCCCGCACCGGTGAGGTGTTCGTACGCGTGCCCGCCGCCGGGCCGGAGGACGTCACCCTCGCCGTCGACGCGGCCGACGCTGCCTTCGCCTCCTGGGCCGCCACCGCGCCCACCGCCCGCCGTGAACTCCTGCACCGCGCGGCCGACCTGCTGGAGCAGCGGGCCGACGAGTTCACGCAGATCATGCTCGCCGAGACCGGCGGCACCCGGACCTGGGCCGGCTTCAACATCCATATGTCGGCCACCCTCATCCGGCAGGCCGCCACCATGGCGACGGGCCCCGTCGGCAAGCTGCTGGCCAGCGACGTCAGCGGCGAATGGTCCATGGCCGTACGGGAGCCGGCCGGTGTGGTCGCCGCCTTCGTGCCGTGGAACGGGCCGCTGATCCTGTGTGCCCGCGCCGTCGCCGTCGCGCTGGCCACCGGCAACCCGGTCATCATCCGCCCCAGCGAGGACGGCCCCATCACCTCGGGTTACTTCCTGGCCGACATCCTCGCCGAGGCCGGCCTGCCGGCCGGTGTCGTCAACATCGTCACCAACGACCGTGCCGATGCCCCCGCCGTCGTCGAAGCTCTCATCGCCGATCCCCGCGTGCGCCGCGTCAACTTCACCGGCTCCACCCCGGTGGGCCGCATCGTCGGCCGTCTGGCGGGCGAGCACCTGACCCCCGTCATCCTGGAACTGGGCGGCAAGAACCCGATCGTCGTCCTGGACGACGCCGATCTGCAGTACGCCGCAGCCGGTGTCACGGTCGCCAAGTTCATGAACGCCGGCCAGATCTGCATGTGCGTGGACCGCGTCATCATCCAGGACAGCGTCTACGACGCCTTCACCGACGCCTTCCTTGCCAAGGTGAACTCGCTTGGCCAGGGCAACCCCGACGACCCGCACACCCTGGTGGGCCCCCTCATCAACGCCCGTGCCGCCGAACGCGTCGCCGGCCTGGTCGCCGACGCCGTCGCCAAGGGAGCCACCGTCCTGACCGGCGGCGGCGACGCCGACGGCGCCTTCTACCCCGCCACCGTCCTCGCCGACGTCACCGCGGACATGCGGATCTACCACGAGGAAGTCTTCGGCCCCGTCGCCACCCTGTTCCGCGTGAACAGCGCCGAAGACGCCGTC is from Streptomyces rishiriensis and encodes:
- a CDS encoding aldehyde dehydrogenase family protein, encoding MPASTASAARGLLIGGKEIPAVSGRTTDDLDPRTGEVFVRVPAAGPEDVTLAVDAADAAFASWAATAPTARRELLHRAADLLEQRADEFTQIMLAETGGTRTWAGFNIHMSATLIRQAATMATGPVGKLLASDVSGEWSMAVREPAGVVAAFVPWNGPLILCARAVAVALATGNPVIIRPSEDGPITSGYFLADILAEAGLPAGVVNIVTNDRADAPAVVEALIADPRVRRVNFTGSTPVGRIVGRLAGEHLTPVILELGGKNPIVVLDDADLQYAAAGVTVAKFMNAGQICMCVDRVIIQDSVYDAFTDAFLAKVNSLGQGNPDDPHTLVGPLINARAAERVAGLVADAVAKGATVLTGGGDADGAFYPATVLADVTADMRIYHEEVFGPVATLFRVNSAEDAVTLANDTPYGLSSAVYTENATRGLAVARALRHGAVHVNDHSVSDEPQAPVGGVKDSGFGHFGSEWGAEFFTETCWITLADQHSTYPV